AGGGGAGGGTCTTCAGACCCTCCCGACAAGAGGGAGCAACCAAGAGGGAGCACCTGAAGGTGCTCCCCTACGAGGAGGCATTCTGTCAGAGGCTCTGAGCTCGACTTTTGCCATTCTTTGAAAGGTTTATGTTTGGTCATGATGCGTAGGGGAGGGTCTTCAGACCCTCCCGACAAGGGGGAGCAACCAAGAGGGAGCACCTGAAGGTGCTCCCCTACGAGGAGGCAAGGACAAGAGGGAGCATCTGAAGATGCTCCCCTACTTTCTCAAAATTCACGGCGTGGAAATGGCCTTCCCTTGTGAAGTGATGTTCACACAGCATGGAAAAATGGCAAAAGTCGAGCTTAGTGCGGACAGAGCCGAATCAGAACTGGAACTGCCAGCCGAGGGTGGCGCCGAGGGAGTCGAAGCCGGGGTTGCGGGAGTCGCCGGCGATAAGCGCGCCGTTCGAGATGTGAAGGTGGCGCAGGGATCCGAAGAAGTACGCGTCATCGAACCGGCGAAACAAGAATCCTACGCCGTAGAGCGGAGTGAAGTTGACCTTGGTGCCGCCGGGTGGAAAAACGTCAGCGGTGAAGATCATGCCGATGCCGGTTTCCAGGAAGGGGGTCCACTTCTCGCCGATCGGCAACTGCCATCGAGTGAAAATGTTCCCGCCGAGGCCCGCCGTGCGCACCTCGTCGTCGCGGAAGCCGGTGAGATTGAACTCCATGCCGGCGCAGAGCCAGCGGCGAAAGTGAAAACCGAAGGCGCTCCGCGCGTCGGCCACATCCGTTTCCCGTCCCCCGTGGCTTCGGAAATATCCGGCTTGCGACGAGATGAACCATGAGCGCGATCGGAGATCGCCCGATCCGCGGTCGCGGTCCGAAGGGTCCGTCTCCGTGAAGTAAAGCGATGCCGCGAATGCCGGGAACCCCAGCAGGACGAGCTTCGGCTCGCCCAGCGGATTCAGCGCGTCGAAGGCCCGGGCCGGCCGGATGTCCGCCAGAAGAAGGAGCACGGACAAGGTGAGTGACTTGACGCTAGT
The nucleotide sequence above comes from Nitrospirota bacterium. Encoded proteins:
- a CDS encoding acyloxyacyl hydrolase — encoded protein: MALPTSVKSLTLSVLLLLADIRPARAFDALNPLGEPKLVLLGFPAFAASLYFTETDPSDRDRGSGDLRSRSWFISSQAGYFRSHGGRETDVADARSAFGFHFRRWLCAGMEFNLTGFRDDEVRTAGLGGNIFTRWQLPIGEKWTPFLETGIGMIFTADVFPPGGTKVNFTPLYGVGFLFRRFDDAYFFGSLRHLHISNGALIAGDSRNPGFDSLGATLGWQFQF